ATGTGAGGGCCATTTAATCTATGAAAATCAATATAATGTATGACCTTAATAGAATGAAGGGAaataatcatatgattatctccaTTGAGCAATGTCTTGGATAAAGCTTTTTCATGATTAaacaaactgaaacagaaaggagccacccttatgtttattacattatttataataaccaacaTATGGTAGcaccccaagtgtccattgatagatgaatggataaggaagatgtggtatatatgcacacaactggaatattactcagtcattaaaaagatgagattttaccatttgtgacaacatggatagagctagagtgaaataagtcagacagagaaagacaaataccatatgatttcacttatacatggaatccaaaaaacaaaacaaacaaatatatcaagtaaaaacaaatatatcaagtaaaaaaaaaaaagcagaaacagacctataaatacagagaccaaactgatggttgccagaggggaggagagtgggtgTAGGGGAATGGGAGGTAgaggcctccagttatggaatgagtaagtcccAGGAATGAAAGGTACACAATAAGGGATATAGTCAATGGTACGGTGATAGTGTGGTGACAGCCAGTAGCTAAACTTGAGCATAGTACAATTTATTGACTTgttgaatatattatattatacacttgaaactactataacattgtgtgtcgactagactcaaaaaacaaagaataggagggagcttccttttttttaatttattttttgttggtgttcaatttactaacacagagaataacccccagtgcccgtcacccattcactcccaccccccgccctcctccccttctaccacccctagttcgtttcccagagttagcagtctttacgttctgtctccctttctgatatttcccacacatttcttcctaaaCCTGATAAAGACCATCAtgaaaatccacagctaacattatgTTCAATGTTCAAAGGCTAAAGCTATCCCACTAAAATCAGTAACACAAGGATGCCTGCTTTTGCCACTTAACATTCAACTCTCTATTGAAAGTACTAGCCAGAGCATCCATAacggaaaggaagaagtaaaactatctttcTTTGCAGCTGAGATAATCTTAAGTAAAGAACATACTAAAGAATACACAAAAAAAGCTGTGACATCTAGTACATTAcctcttataaataaatttggCAACATTGCAGAACACAGGAGCAATACACAATTAGTTGTAGTTTTATACACTagtaatgaaaaatttaaaaaagaaattaagaaaacaatttcatttaaaaagcatcCAAAGGACCAAaacatctaggaataaatttaatcagcAAGATAAAAATGTTATACCTCAAAGTGACAAgacattgttgaaagaaagaagtcttaaataaatggaaagacattgtCTTCATAGATCTAAAGacctaatatttttaagatagtgattataatttcaaatagaatttttttcagaaatggaaagtctaatcctcaaattcatatgaaatTGCAAGAGGCccagaataaccaaaacaatcttgaaaaagtagAACAAAGTAGTAAGACTCAATTTTTCTGACTTCAGAATTTATTACAAACTTATGGTTATCAAAATAATGTGTTACTTGCATAAGATAGATATGGGATGGAACTGAGaatcagaaataaacccatatatctATAGttattgatttttgacaaatatcAAGACGATTCGAAAATGGTGTGGGGACAACTGGCTATCCACATACCTCACAGTAATCTGCATGTGCCTAGTAAAATCTAATGCATGGgggtctctctctttccctgctaCCAATGCAGCCCCAAACTCAGTTACCCCTACCTAAACACTGGTGCTGCGGCTCACTGgtctccccatctcctcctttCCACCCTTAAAATCCCATTCTATAGACTGAGCAGCCCTCTCAGCTCACTCAGTCCTTAGCCTCTGTTTGCCTTTTCATAGTATCAATTTATGTTTGGTTTTGTTAGCCTGTACTGGCCTCTGCTCCTGGGGTCGTATGAGAGTTAGAGGCCAGGAGCAGTTTTTCTTGTTCATTCTGTGTCTGCAGGAAAATCTCTTGGCCCACAGAGATATTTTGTAAGTCATTTTGAAGGAGTGAATGGTTCTAGGAGATCCATGAGAAAAAGAATCCCAAATTGGGCTGATCTAGGATGGAGGTAAAGGAACAACTCAGAGCAGACTGGCTTTGCTTCTTTCCACCATGGAGTGGATATTAACATCTCAAGTCTTTGTTTCCTCATTAACAGAATGGAGATCTATTAAGTCATTCAAAGATGTATTCAGAGATTACTCTGTGTTAGAGTAATTCTAGATTCTGAGGCTCCTGTGAGGAGCAGGCAGTCAGTCAGTgctcctgccttcatggagctttgTGTCACTGGGACATAAACAGGAAACAATGTGTGTATGTGCTGGGCATGTGCTGTCACCAGGACAGCTATGCTGAGAAAAGTAGGGCATACAAGGGAAAGGAAGTAACAGAGGATGGTTCAGCCCTGATGGTGTGAGGTGATCCCCGAGATGTGATGAAAAAGAAGCCACAGGAAGATCGGGGTCAGCTGTCTGGCCTGGAAGAGCAGTACCCGTGGGCCAGTGGGTGAGAACCAAGTCCAGAGGGCCAGTTAGGGAAGGCATGCCGGCCTCATAAATCAGAATAACATTGTGCCTGTTGTGGGTAGGAGAGACCTGGGTTACAAGGTTGTTGATGGAATCCCAGTGGATCGGAGGAGTGCTGGTAGTAAGGAGGAGGTTGGACCAGAGATAGATTCTTAAACAAAACTGACAGGATCTGCTAAGTTTGAAAGTGTGCAAAGAAGATCACCAAGAGACTTGACTTTAGTCTTTGGGTGGATGGTGGTGCCATTTTCCAAATCAGGGAACCATGGGATGTGGAGTGCAAGAGGATGTCTATGATTCCAATGGGGTATGAAGCATCTTGATCAGGAAGAATGGATGGCCACTGGGGCTCAGAGAAAGATAGGTGACTGGGGAGCTGTGATGCTCCCCAGAAGTGAGAGGCATTCTGTCATCTTTACCgatagaaaggaaaatattattactGGGATCTTGTCTTGCAGActcgaagaatgaatcttgcagacacagagaggtgaagtgataGGTCATTAAGTTAaggtgagaagagaaagaagaaaactctcTAGAGTGAGAGGAATCCCAAATGGGTTGCCAGCTTTTATTGGCAGTCTTTTGTTGCAAACTGACTGGAAAGCTTGTGGCCTCTACAGTCTTGTGCCATCTTAGTTTGAGcaaggactattgataacatcCTTAACggcttacttcttctttgagGTCTGGTCATTTTCTGTGCTTACAATGTAGCTGCCATAGAAAAAAATACCCCCTAACATCCAGGGCAAGGtggtctggtttgttcccttatctcttgTTCTGCTCTATTTCAGAGTCTCCACCTGTCAAGAATAGTTCTGGAGCCTAGTCAGGTGCCTCCTATTTCTCCCTGTCTGTATCTTAACCCTTTCCCTACTCAGTATCTTTCTTCCCTAATGCAGTGgccatgaattaaaaacaaacttcttGTCTCCCTCACACTGTGGACGACAATGGTCACTATTTTCTGAACAGGAAGCATACAAAATGATTGAGAgcagacgtgtgtgtgtgtgtgtgtgtgtgtgtgtgtgtgtgtgtgtgtctgaacaGGTACAACTCTCTATGATTtcataatttattgttttttcaGCAACTGTCCACATTAAGTCACTATCTGCATTTGCAGAGGAAGTTACCAGGGCCCAGAGATGCAATGGCCTGCCCAGGAACATGGAACTTAGCAGCTGGGGACTCAGCTCTGATCCACATGTGTGAGTGCACAAAGCATGCCAGGCCCACCAGGAGGCTGTGCAGCAGCTTGGCTTATCCCTCAAGGGACTTTCTTCCTGTCCTGCATCTGTGTCCTCTATCCAGAAGTATTCCtaaatgttttggtttttatcCGATATTAAAGATAGGTCAGTTGGTGCCAAAGGcctacatttaataaaattcaatataaaacTGTGAAGCTTCCAGACCAACAGGGGtgacatttttatgaaatgaCAGGAGAGAGAGGTGTTTGGGGATCTCCTTTAAGAGATAAAGCTTATGACACCGCCAAAGTGAAAACTGCATCAAAGTTGAACTGCCTAAGAAGATTTTATTCCTGCTTTTGCCTGAAAAGAGAGACTGAACTCAGGTTTGCTGAAACAAAAGGTGGAGGTTGAGGGGTGGGGTTTGCAGTGCTGGAGTGAGTGGAAAGTGCTGGAGGATGTTATGGGGAGTATAACCGTTGTGGAGTTGAGCACATTGAGGGCTGTTTTGGTCAGCCTTTAATACATCTTGTAACAAATGGAGCAGTAGTGGCTCGTCCAGTCTGTGCACTGGGCTAGCTAAGGTGGAGGAGGGGCCGTGAAGGGACGGTGAGGGGGACAGTGCATCTAAATGAGCTCACTGGGTTCGTGGCCATGCTGAGGAGCCAAGCTAGCCCAGGCAGAAGGCAGCTGAGCACCCCTTCATCTTGTGCTGCCTCTCTGCTACTCCTAATCCTTACAGCCTTCTACTCCAGAGCCTAGCCAGATCATCTCCTGGTACCCAGGGGCAAGCTGGCATAGTCTGCTCAAGCAGAGAATCAGCCAGGAGGCAGCAGAAGGTTTCTCTGCTCTTAAACCACAGGGAGAATGTCTGTACTCTACTAAGAAACATGAAAATCTCAGACACATACATAATCCTCCATTGCTGTGGAGGATAATGAGGCTTAACAAAGAAGATGAGGCATGGTCACAGTTTCCCCAGCCATAAACCTCTCTCCCTGGCAGCCAGCCAGGTAACTAGGCAATCACGCATGTGTGTTTAGACAGGTTCCCAGCAGCCCTGGCATCTCCCTGGCCATCCACTGAAGTCAGCTGATCGGAAGTAGTCTATGGGAAGCACATCAGACCATTACAACTAATTCACCACTGAGAGGATAGCAGCTCAGGGATGATCTCATCAAGTATCTGAGAACAGGTTCATGATCAAGATGCTCTGGGGAAATGGTCTGTTAGGATTTGTTCAATTAGTAATTGACTTCCATGTTTCAAAAACTTATACTTAGATATAATATTGAACTGCTAGAAATATGCGTTGTAAAAATGCTATTTCAGTACACACCATTGTTTTTTAATAGTGCAGGAAACCAAGAAAGATAAAATCAGGTCACAGCTATCTAGAGTACAAGTGAAAGGAGAGTAATCCAAATAAAATCTACACTAAGCGtgtttaaacaacaacaacaacaacaacaacaagggaGGTTCACCAATATTGCAAATGGCACTGCATGTTTTCCAAGCCATGCCCCCACTGGAGTGtctccaaatgtccatcaacagtagaatgggtaaataaattgtgaaatagtcatacaatgaaatactacagAGCCATGAGAATAAATGGCCTCTAACTATACATGCCAAGTGGATGAACCCCTAGTCAGAGAGCACCTTCTGCATGATTCCccttatgtaaaatataaaaaatgagcaaagtacCCAAGCCATTCAAGTCAGGACCTTTGAGCCTGCATGAAGCTGTGTTGACCTCATGCTTTTTGAAAGTGTGCTCTGCTTACCAGGGAAGCTGTATACAGCCACCTGGCTCTATAGCATGAGTGTCCCTTGAGATCAGAAAGTAGAGGGAGCAGAGTGCTCCTGAGAAACTAGGATGACAGTCCCTGTGGTTTGTGAGTGCCTGGCCTCAGAAGTTGTCCTGTGACCTCAGTCTCTTGTCCCAGTTGGCCACACTGACAAGCATGGTACTTAGAGTTCACTGGGAAAAGCAAACACAAGAAATGCCACACGGGGGCGACACTACAGGTGGGAGTTTTGGCTGTTCTTTCCAAGTTTAATGTTGcacaaataaaatgttacatgtgGAAAAGTATCAACTTGTATTGGTTCCAGCTGAGGGTAATCAGGGACTGGAGAATTTCTGCCAAGTTTAGAGCAGGCTGAGAAATCTTGTTTTCTGTATTCAGGAGTAAATGAAAAATTTCCAGGCTTCAGTGTGTTGAactctgaaaagaaataaattttttttcttcttcatctttttttttattgtggtaaaatatacataatatacataacataaaacaaaaaattttgtttatatacataacaaaatatatataaatgttaaccTGACTAGGCCAGGGGGATGTCCAGATATTTAGTCAAACATTTTTCTAAGTGTGTCTGTGCAGATGTTTCTGAATgagaataacattttaaaaaatattttatttatttacttgagagagagagacacacagcagGGCTaatgacagagggaaagggagaagcagggtccctgctaaggagggagcctgacatggcagttgtcccaggaccccaagatcatgccctgaacaaaaggcagacacttaactgagccacccaggtcccccgaGAATAACATGTGTTCTGGTGGAGTGAGTAAGCAGATggccctccccagtgtgggtggacctcatccagttgaaggtctgaatagaacaaaaaagctaAAAGAACTCCTGCCTGACCATGATGAGCTAGGATATTGttcttttcctgtctttgaaCTTGAGATGAACTATGGGCTCCTTTGGGTCTTGAGCCTGCCAGATTTCAGGCTAAAACTTATATATCagttctcctgggtctccagcttgctggcTTACCCCTTGCAGATCTTGGGATTTATCACCCTCCCAAATCACACCAGCCAAGTCCTTATCGTAAATCTTTGTTTATCTCTATATTCATCCTATTGGTCTTAtctctctggagaaccctgacagatatgccatcttaaccattcttAAGTATACAGTTTCTGTGGCATGAAGTACATTCACGTTATCAcacaaccatcaccatcatccatctccagaactttttcatctttcccaaCTGAAATTCTGAATATAACTTCTACAGCTGTGCTTTGTTATTCCAAGCAACATCCCCCTAAGGATCTGAGCAATATACCAGAATATACTTTAAAGGTAAGACTCTTTGTAGTTCAGCTGAAAGCACTCATTCATATATCTGTTAGTTCTTTTACTCAggtataatgaatatatatataagtattcaTATAAGTAGAGTTAACTTCAAGGTTGTTTTGAATAGTTTAAACAAATCCTTTTGATGTAGGAATAAGTTAGGGGCatatggggctaggcagggaaagataggAGAAAGGaaccagagtcaggctcctacccatcgcaagaaaacagagaagacagtaaaaacaaacaaacaaacaaaaaaacctggctccctagctccaaaatatTAGGGAGAGTTCCACTTTAATGGCTaataagtaatcacagaaactcaccagaccacaaagaaacatgtcattaaggtgttatcaatagtccctgctcaaaccaagatggcacaagaatctcaaggccatgggctaccctactaggctcacagaaatcccagatgtagGGAAATGTTATGGAGGGGctattaaccagagagaagggaacaccttgtttgggctcatgacatttacaaaaacatcttgtttgttattatgatagttacaagtccaccatgtttgttctaaatatccacccTGATATTGACAGGCCTGTTTCCATAAAAGaccataaaagccctcagtggcaaccctgtcgggacccctctcacttctgagagctctttctctgtatctctgtttaATAACTTCTATTGCTTTGCTCACTCTGttgtctgcaagattcattctACGACTCCGTGAGACAAGGACCTAGCTCTCCTGTACCACTTTCAACTAACAAATAGCCCACATGTgtgttttaacttaaaaagtaTTCTGAATTAATCATTAAAGCTGATAATGTTGATCAAAGTTTCCACTTAAACCTGTGCAGGGGAATTTTGGGAAGAAGAAAATTCCAACAAACTTTACTAATAttagatataattttaatttttaatattttatctaagagaaaaaaaatttttaaaaaaggacaagaGTTTTCATAACATTATTCTCATGAAAACCATCCCAAGTAACTCATGACCTTTTGCAGGTGgccagtggtgggggtggggcacatgTGGTGGGCAGTCCACACAAATTAGCTGTCACTCTGTGTTTAAAACATAACCTGCTTTTTCATGATAGCAAATGGTGGCTGGTAGATTTCTCAATCCTTTAAAAGTGAACTGAGCTGCAGGCTGTTTGGCTGAAAGCTGGGTTGCTATGGAAGCACCAACAGCCACATGCCCCTCCATAGAACCTTTCCCTATTCCAGCATAATAAAGCAGAAGCAGCTTTGTTCCTGGCAGCCAGCATCTCTGCCCTCCCTATACCAGCTGCAAAGAGTAAGGGGTTCTCATGGTGTATTTGGCAAAGAAATCGTGATGCCAGAGAAAGTAGTTAGAATTAGACCATCTTCTGGCCTTAATGATTCTCTGAAGGAATGTGTGAGATCTCATATCAGACAGGATGGACCTTGCTGGTTAAGCCTTATGAACAGCCAGGACTTTGGGATTCCCAGAGGTTGGCGTCCGTATTTCTCTTGCCTGGCTGAGACATTCAGCAGAGCCCTCCTAGGCCTGCCTGGAAATAGGTGGTGAAAGGGCTCCCACAGAGGGAAGCACAAagatgacagacacacagacatgcCTGAACCTTTCCTGGGCCTGTTGGAAGTGGGGGGAGGTGCACGTTCCTGAAACCTTCCCTTTAGGTCTCTCTTAGAGGATGCATACGCCTGCCTCTCTGTGGTTAACAGGTTGGAGTGCAACAATCATAGACAGTACattattgtgcccaagattgggaatcggagaaaccaccaaggagccgacccTGATTCAAGCACAGGAGGGtttaacaagctcgagcttgggtccaagtatacccggcacagcggagcagggacttggatgcCAAGGTGGGTTACAgttgggtttttatgggctggtctagcgGATTTTCAGAAGGAGTGGAGGAATtttttcattctgatatgggggAAAGGTTGGGGGAGTTCTTAAGATCTGTTTTCCTTCCAACACaggactttctgtctctgtcaaggGCATTTTgagctctgttttctttctgatatgggactctctGTCAAGGGCATTCAgcggtttttcctgtaaagttcagctcttattcacaggggcctgagatggctgtacttgtgctaacgctgaacttgaggtggaatggccttaatttctcagcctccacatatATCCTCTACCCCTCAGCCGTCTGCATACTTTCTGCTCATGTCTTACCTTCAGACCTTTCCCAAACACTGTGAAGTGGGTGTTGTGGTGTCTCCCTGATCTCGTGGGAGACCCCAAATGTGGGGTGACCCAATTGTTGGAAGCTGGAGGCATGAGCAGAGAAAGCATTCACCTGAGGCAGAACGAAGGccatagaagtttattgaatacagcACAAGGGAGCGCTGGGCCGGACAGCAAGGGAGAAATTGGGTCACCTGGCAGTAGGTAGGGGCTGTTTTTAAAGAGGGATGGTGAGGAGGTCTGAGGATGTGTGGAATTCTCCCTTTCTTAGTGACTGCGTCTCATTGTACGTGGCTCATCCCATTGGAGGTTTTGAGGTGGGTCACCTGATGTTTGTATTCAGTCAGGCACTCACTGGGGGCACTTTGCCTTGCTCTACATTCCATTCCTAAAGCCTATGGCCTGAAAGTGGCTCTGTAGGCACAGTTGGTGTCACCCTACCATCTAATGAAGactttgaggctcagagaaaccACAAATGCCCCAGTCACTCATTAAGTAGCAACACTAGCATTTTCATCTCACATTCCTGCTCTGAATTTGCCTGTAGCACCACACATTCTCTTTCTGTACTTCCAGTctaatgaaataagaaatatcCCCTCCCTGTTGCTTGTTTTGTGCTATTGTACCCCCCTGACTCCTTCCCCTCTGACCAAATCTAAACGGAAGAAGGTTGCTCTTTTGCACTGGCCAGACTATGCTCTCCCTGGGGACGCCTCCTCCAGAATGTTCTCTGACAGAGGTCAGCATCAGCACCTCCCACTCCCTGATCCAAGTAGGACACTTATTGTGCATGCTTGCATCTGGGTTAATGAGGTAACACTTAATGAGGTAACACTTCTACTGTTACTCCAGGGTTAGGTGGAGTGAAGCGTTGCTTCCAGGACAAGACTGAAAAATCCTTCAGGGAAGGGGTCACATCTTacgtttattttccacattcaaTTCTCAGTGGGTACCAGTGACACAGACAGACCTTGAGCAGAAAGAGTCGGTTTTTCACTGGACCCCAAATGTAGCATAAATGCCTGTGTCCACAACCAAACAGATGAAGGCAGGGTGGGGTCTCTGCCCCTGTCCCGGGATCAAAAGGCCTGCAAGATGGT
This sequence is a window from Canis aureus isolate CA01 chromosome 2, VMU_Caureus_v.1.0, whole genome shotgun sequence. Protein-coding genes within it:
- the LOC144289799 gene encoding uncharacterized protein LOC144289799, producing the protein MKKKPQEDRGQLSGLEEQYPWASGRSSFVPGSQHLCPPYTSCKELECNNHRQYIIVPKIGNRRNHQGADPDSSTGGFNKLELGSKYTRHSGAGTWMPRGSNKRLIPGRRGKMVEE